The sequence below is a genomic window from Nostoc flagelliforme CCNUN1.
GAGCAAGCCTTACCCTGTGTAAGGGTTTGTCAAATGCTGTCAAATCTTTACAAAGACATCCGTTTATTTCGATTTGACGACAAAACAGGGCAAGTTTACATCCTAGCTGGAGATCAGGGCGGCCGCATCATGTCAATAAGCAAAGTCTATTCTCAATAGAGCTAAAAAAAATGTCATTAACTCTTACTTATTGCGAAAATTT
It includes:
- a CDS encoding DUF6888 family protein; translated protein: MLPTTEQALPCVRVCQMLSNLYKDIRLFRFDDKTGQVYILAGDQGGRIMSISKVYSQ